A stretch of DNA from Leptolyngbya subtilissima AS-A7:
GCATTGCGATCGCCCCAGTTACCGTTGAGTCGGGCAATCACCTCAATTGCCGCTAATGCGATCGCCGCATCCGCCGCGTCTAGATAATCGCTCTCAGCTAACACCCCGTTGATAGCCGCTTCGACCAGCGATAGATCGTCAGATTTTGTCAGCTCAATGACCCAATCGGCGGCGTCATCATTGCCAAAGGCATCTACAGACCAAGTTCCCATGTCACGCTCCTAGATATCTACTCAATGACCAACTCACCCGATCATAAAACGAATGTTTAGGTTAATCGCCTGCGCTCTAATCCCACTGAATTGAGGAATAGAGCGCTAGCGATCGCATTGAC
This window harbors:
- a CDS encoding DUF4259 domain-containing protein, whose product is MGTWSVDAFGNDDAADWVIELTKSDDLSLVEAAINGVLAESDYLDAADAAIALAAIEVIARLNGNWGDRNAYTEPVDDWVAQVNVQPEPALLAQARAAIDRILSEDSEMLELWQDSGDYEDWLGSVENLRSRIGE